The following proteins come from a genomic window of Neoarius graeffei isolate fNeoGra1 chromosome 26, fNeoGra1.pri, whole genome shotgun sequence:
- the etnk2 gene encoding ethanolamine kinase 2, translating to MPHERIISYVCNSERKINHISNMETEIHVPVGSPTIRKFPIHVDEHNVKDGAIKLIKLLRPSWDINQLKTKFFTDGTTNKLVGCYMDESPEDVVLVRVYGNKTELIVDRDNELRSFQVLHANGCAPHLYCTFNNGICYEFMQGDALGTQDVRDPALLRLIATEMARIHAIHAHNGCIPKPNLWIKMSRYFSLVATEFTDQASNARIQEEVPSKEVLEQEMTWMKEHLSQLGSPVVLCHNDLLCKNIIHNVKEGYVRFIDYEYSSYNYQAFDIGNHFNEFAGMSELDYSLYPSRELQLDWLHTYLKAYKHFTQKGEEVSQREIETLYVQVNKFSLASHFFWGFWALIQAKYSSIDFDFLGYAVLRFNQYFKTKPNVMALKIPE from the exons aTGCCGCACGAGCGAATAATATCATACGTTTGTAACTCAGAGCGGAAAATAAACCATATTAGCAACATGGAGACGGAAATACATGTGCCTGTGGGCTCACCGACAATCAGAAAATTCCCAATACACGTCGACGAGCATAACGTGAAAGACGGGGcgataaaattaataaaattgctGCGGCCATCATGGGACATTAACCAGCTCAAGACCAAG TTTTTCACAGATGGAACGACCAACAAGCTGGTGGGCTGCTATATGGACGAGAGCCCAGAGGACGTGGTGTTGGTGAGGGTGTACGGCAACAAGACCGAGCTGATTGTGGACCGAGACAACGAGCTGAGGAGCTTCCAGGTTCTCCACGCCAATGGCTGCGCTCCTCACCTCTACTGCACCTTCAACAACGGCATCTGCTACGAGTTCATGCAGGGAGACGCGCTCGGTACGCAGGACGTCAGGGACCCTGCGCTGCTCAG ACTCATCGCTACGGAAATGGCTCGCATTCACGCCATTCACGCCCACAACGGCTGCATCCCCAAACCCAACCTGTGGATCAAAATGAGCAGGTACTTCTCCCTCGTGGCCACAGAGTTCACCGACCAAGCCTCCAACGCCAG AATCCAAGAGGAAGTTCCCAGTAAGGAAGTGCTGGAACAGGAAATGACATGGATGAAGGAGCATCTGTCTCAGCTTGGCTCGCCCGTGGTGTTGTGCCACAACGACCTGCTCTGCAAGAACATCATACACAATGTGAAGGAAG GTTACGTTCGTTTCATAGACTACGAGTACTCGAGTTACAACTACCAGGCATTTGATATCGGGAACCATTTCAACGAGTTTGCAG gcaTGAGTGAGCTGGACTACAGTCTGTACCCGAGTCGGGAGCTCCAACTGGATTGGCTGCACACCTACCTGAAGGCCTACAAGCACTTCACTCAGAAAGGAGAGGAAGTGAGCCAGCGTGAGATCGAGACCCTGTACGTGCAGGTCAACAAGTTTTCACTG GCATCGCATTTCTTCTGGGGTTTCTGGGCCCTCATCCAGGCCAAGTACTCCTCCATCGACTTCGACTTCCTTGG ATACGCCGTCCTGCGCTTTAATCAGTACTTCAAGACCAAGCCGAATGTCATGGCCCTGAAGATCCCGGAGTGA